From the Sebastes umbrosus isolate fSebUmb1 chromosome 2, fSebUmb1.pri, whole genome shotgun sequence genome, one window contains:
- the LOC119474830 gene encoding uncharacterized protein LOC119474830 produces the protein MELKRRVGDRMSFVLLILWTIPTITALSGLNLDCTNDYDESMFCHFEAQNCNEYSLTLWSNEGFGEPRCIFKECAPGQCCCSFNEMIAVLGEMYVTVWKGGDSMESKNIDIISSIKPKTPTLISVNESNGNFEVKWRTNYYNKKTSFSDSLMANVTYHIKGDTQEKSILIKPTTHDGLNNYEISGRDLMLSTTYVVSVKSYTDLSDKFSDSSEEMEFTTPVNPFVLALVIIINFIFTAVIIAAAIYCYEKIKTKWLNIVAKCPNPKLLIIHPSKQELLKPLQPIISSVCVEPIVPDDSKPWSKGSLSTSSGCFEQSSGFSTGSSCLSNANTEPADIIAGVQDALGKAFANINPVSPLTTNPLAESNKGGGLLSSPYNPCGVRADEMSSGSFGFINKTYSIIIPSCLHQIVTDSSEVQTQAEMHCDSAYHPIAGDVEPSVDQQAPACPLVDFPPVVLSVMPTDMSYQQSNADSGGFPNAEDSSLSSVSSGTNTVASGDPVTRVEAGRESSDEAVQGATKPHGKTEEADENPCYGSVPAGSSSLPPVDDDYQPFHNLVEQPDVLFSEERSDEKEEHLNKYPGESFTEMPQSFLSPATANFINNVPGDRCLSELQTPFLPLIPADQSKPLLTDSGYQCV, from the exons ATGGAGTTAAAGAG GAGAGTTGGTGACAGGATGTCTTTTGTCCTGCTTATTTTGTGGACTATTCCTACTATAACAGCTCTCTCTG GCCTAAATCTTGACTGTACCAACGACTATGATGAATCGATGTTTTGCCACTTTGAAGCGCAAAACTGCAATGAATACAGTTTGACTCTCTGGAGCAACGAAGGTTTTGG GGAGCCGCGTTGCATTTTCAAAGAGTGTGCCCCTGGACAGTGTTGCTGCTCTTTCAATGAAATGATAGCTGTTCTTGGGGAGATGTATGTAACAGTTTGGAAAGGAGGTGATAGCATGGAGTCCAAAAACATCGACATCATATCCAGCA TAAAACCCAAAACCCCAACACTCATCTCAGTGAACGAATCCAATGGGAATTTTGAAGTCAAGTGGAGGACAAACTACTACAACAAAAAAACGTCTTTCAGTGATAGTTTGATGGCTAATGTGACTTACCATATAAAAGGAGACACTCAAGAG AAATCTATATTGATCAAGCCGACTACACATGACGGACTGAATAACTATGAAATATCTGGTCGAGACTTGATGCTAAGTACAACATATGTGGTCAGCGTCAAAAGCTACACAGACCTTAGTGACAAGTTCAGTGACAGTAGTGAAGAGATGGAATTCACAACCC CTGTAAACCCTTTTGTCCTGGCCTTGGTTATCATCATCAACTTCATTTTTACTGCAGTCATCATCGCCGCTGCTATATACTGTTATGAAAA GATCAAAACAAAGTGGTTGAACATAGTTGCCAAATGTCCAAATCCCAAACTTCTGATTATTCATCCAAGCAAACAAGAG CTCTTGAAGCCTTTGCAACCCATCATCTCCTCTGTCTGTGTTGAGCCCATTGTTCCAGATGACAGCAAACCATG GTCGAAGGGGTCACTGAGCACTAGCAGTGGGTGCTTTGAGCAAAGCAGTGGATTCAGTACCGGCTCTTCCTGTCTCAGTAATGCTAATACAGAACCTGCTGACATTATAGCCGGTGTTCAGGATGCCCTTGGTAAAGCCTTCGCCAATATCAATCCGGTATCACCTTTGACCACCAATCCACTTGCAGAATCAAACAAAGGCGGCGGTTTGCTCTCCTCTCCCTACAACCCCTGTGGTGTCAGAGCTGATGAAATGAGTTCTGGATCATTTGGCTTCATCAATAAAACCTACTCCATCATCATTCCCAGCTGCCTACATCAGATTGTGACGGACAGCTCTGAGGTCCAGACGCAGGCTGAAATGCATTGTGACTCTGCATACCATCCTATTGCGGGTGACGTTGAGCCCTCTGTTGACCAACAGGCACCAGCTTGTCCGCTTGTTGATTTTCCACCAGTGGTTTTATCTGTTATGCCAACAGACATGTCATATCAGCAGAGCAATGCAGATTCTGGGGGATTTCCAAATGCAGAAGACTCCAGTTTGTCCTCCGTCTCTAGTGGCACCAACACAGTTGCGTCAGGCGATCCTGTGACCAGAGTTGAGGCCGGGCGTGAGAGCTCTGATGAGGCGGTGCAAGGCGCGACAAAGCCACATGGGAAGACTGAAGAGGCTGATGAAAACCCCTGCTACGGCTCTGTGCCCGCAGGCTCAAGCAGCCTTCCTCCAGTGGATGACGACTACCAGCCATTTCACAACCTGGTGGAGCAGcctgatgttttgttttcagaggAGAGAAGTGATGAGAAAGAGGAACATTTGAACAAATATCCAGGGGAATCGTTCACCGAGATGCCTCAGAGCTTCTTAAGCCCAGCTACCGCAAATTTCATTAACAATGTCCCGGGTGACCGGTGTCTCTCTGAGCTCCAAACACCTTTTCTCCCCTTGATCCCTGCTGACCAGTCAAAGCCATTATTAACAGACAGCGGCTATCAGTGTGTGTAG
- the LOC119478601 gene encoding uncharacterized protein LOC119478601: MEFTTPENPFALAVPIIISLSVAAVIFTAAIYCYVKIKTKWWDTVAKCPNPKLLIIHPSKQELLKTVQPTISSVCVEPIVPDDTKPWSKGSLSTSSGCLQQSSGFSTGSSCLSNANTEPADIIAGVQDALGKAYANINPVSPLTTNPLAESNKVGGLLSSPYNPCGVRADEMSSGSSGFINKSYSIIIPSCLHQIVTDSSEVQTQAEMLCDSSCHPIAGDVEPSVDQKAPACPLVDFPPVVLSVMPTDMSYQQSNADTGGFPNAEDSSLSSVSSGTNTVASCDPVTRVEAGRESSDEAVQGATKPHGKTEEADENPCYGSVPAGSSSLPPVDDDYQPFHNLVEQPDVLFSEERSDEKEEHLNKYPGESFTEMPQSFLSPATANFINNVPGDRCLSELQTPFLPLIPADQSKPLLTDSGYQCV; encoded by the exons ATGGAATTCACAACCC CTGAAAACCCTTTTGCCCTGGCCGTGCCTATCATCATCAGCCTCAGTGTTGCTGCAGTCATCTTCACCGCTGCTATATACTGTTATGTAAA GATCAAAACAAAGTGGTGGGACACAGTTGCCAAATGTCCAAATCCCAAACTTCTGATTATTCATCCAAGCAAACAAGAG CTCTTGAAGACTGTGCAACCCACCATCTCCTCTGTCTGTGTTGAGCCCATTGTTCCAGATGACACCAAACCATG GTCGAAGGGGTCACTGAGCACTAGCAGTGGGTGCCTTCAGCAAAGCAGTGGATTCAGTACCGGCTCTTCCTGTCTCAGTAATGCTAATACAGAACCTGCTGACATTATAGCCGGTGTTCAGGATGCCCTTGGTAAAGCCTACGCCAATATCAATCCGGTATCACCTTTGACCACCAATCCACTTGCAGAATCAAACAAAGTTGGCGGTTTGCTCTCCTCTCCCTACAACCCCTGTGGTGTCAGAGCTGATGAAATGAGTTCTGGATCATCTGGCTTCATCAATAAATCCTACTCCATCATCATTCCCAGCTGCCTACATCAGATTGTGACGGACAGCTCTGAGGTCCAGACGCAGGCTGAAATGCTTTGTGACTCTTCATGCCATCCTATTGCGGGTGACGTTGAGCCCTCTGTTGACCAAAAGGCACCAGCTTGTCCGCTTGTTGATTTTCCACCAGTGGTTTTATCTGTTATGCCAACAGACATGTCATATCAGCAGAGCAATGCCGATACTGGGGGATTTCCAAATGCAGAAGACTCCAGTTTGTCCTCCGTCTCTAGTGGCACCAACACAGTTGCGTCATGCGATCCTGTGACCAGAGTTGAGGCCGGGCGTGAGAGCTCTGATGAGGCAGTGCAAGGCGCGACAAAGCCACATGGGAAGACTGAAGAGGCTGATGAAAACCCCTGCTACGGCTCTGTGCCCGCAGGCTCAAGCAGCCTTCCTCCAGTGGATGACGACTACCAGCCATTTCACAACCTGGTGGAGCAGcctgatgttttgttttcagaggAGAGAAGTGATGAGAAAGAGGAACATTTGAACAAATATCCAGGGGAATCGTTCACCGAGATGCCTCAGAGCTTCTTAAGCCCAGCTACCGCAAATTTCATTAACAATGTCCCGGGTGACCGGTGTCTCTCTGAGCTCCAAACACCTTTTCTCCCCTTGATCCCTGCTGACCAGTCAAAGCCATTATTAACAGACAGCGGCTATCAGTGTGTGTAG